GCAGCTCGTAAGCGCGATCGCGCTTATCATTCCAACCACAACTCCCAAAATTTTCTTCACACCGTCAACCTACTCACACTCACTACAGAATCCCAAACGATCGCAATGCAGTTGGCTCCTTTTTTTCCAATCCTCTATCGAATTTTACAACCCACCTTTCCGCACTGCCTTTGGGCTGGCAACCCCAACTTAAAAACCATCGCGCTGACGTTTGATGATGGTCCGCACCCAACGTACACCCCCGAATTGCTCGAAGTGTTGGATCATTATGCTATCCCAGCAAGTTTTTTTTGGTTAGGCGCGTGCGTCAATCGCGCTCCTTTTACCGCCAAGCAAGTTTACAATCGCGGACACTGGATTGGACTTCACGGCTACGATCATCGGTCGTTTCCAGTCCTCACTACCGTTGAACTCAAGCAAAGTTTACGCGCTACACAAGATGCGATCGCCAAAGCTTGCCGCATCGATCCTAATTTGGTTCGCGATGTCAGACCACCTAACGGATTATTTACTCCACAAATCTTAAATTCCTTAAATCAATGGCAATATCGCACTGTTATGTGGAGTGTTGTGCCAGAAGATTGGGTACGTCCAGGAGTTGCAACCGTTGTA
The Chroococcidiopsis sp. TS-821 genome window above contains:
- a CDS encoding polysaccharide deacetylase family protein; this encodes MQLAPFFPILYRILQPTFPHCLWAGNPNLKTIALTFDDGPHPTYTPELLEVLDHYAIPASFFWLGACVNRAPFTAKQVYNRGHWIGLHGYDHRSFPVLTTVELKQSLRATQDAIAKACRIDPNLVRDVRPPNGLFTPQILNSLNQWQYRTVMWSVVPEDWVRPGVATVVQRVLQQVSNGSMIVLHDGVCGGQDVAATTAQLVPQLLHQGYQFVTVDTLWQQAQAFTRRHS